The following are encoded in a window of Paenibacillus polymyxa genomic DNA:
- a CDS encoding protein adenylyltransferase SelO: MTEKKEIADQIGWNFDNSYSRLPESLFTKLNLTPVRSPKLIILNHPLAASLGLNGTALQRNDGVAGLAGNQVPEGAAPLAQAYAGHQFGHFNMLGDGRALLLGEQITPLGERVDIQLKGSGRTPYSRGGDGRAALGPMLREYIISEAMHALGIATTRSLAVVSTGESIIRETEQPGAILTRVAGSHLRVGTFQYVSAWGTSQDLRALADYTLERHYPEVANDENRYLSLLQEVIKRQAELIAKWQLVGFIHGVMNTDNMTLSGETIDYGPCAFMDTYDPETVFSSIDRQGRYAYANQPHIAAWNLARFAETLLPLLHDNREQAVTLAEDAISDFVKMFHHHWLAGMRAKLGIFNEEQEDESLIEELLSIMQKHRADYTNTFRALTLNKLEDTLLFSTAEFTQWHEQWQARLGRQQESQASSRQLMRSSNPAIIPRNHRVEEALEAAVEREDYRVMEQLLEVLSNPYAYSTEQEIYSTLPEESTCPYRTYCGT, encoded by the coding sequence ATGACGGAGAAAAAAGAAATAGCAGATCAAATAGGGTGGAACTTCGACAACAGTTATTCTCGTTTGCCGGAATCATTGTTTACAAAGCTCAACCTGACTCCTGTCCGCTCACCCAAGCTGATTATACTTAATCATCCGTTGGCAGCATCACTGGGGTTGAACGGTACAGCGCTGCAAAGGAATGATGGCGTAGCGGGGCTGGCCGGTAACCAGGTTCCAGAAGGAGCCGCACCTCTTGCTCAAGCTTACGCAGGGCATCAATTCGGGCATTTTAACATGTTAGGAGACGGTCGTGCTCTGCTGCTTGGCGAACAGATCACTCCCTTGGGTGAACGGGTTGATATTCAGCTCAAGGGCTCAGGCAGAACGCCATACTCCCGTGGTGGTGACGGCCGTGCGGCACTTGGTCCGATGCTTCGCGAATACATCATCAGTGAGGCGATGCATGCGTTAGGTATTGCTACCACCCGCAGCTTGGCGGTGGTATCCACGGGTGAGTCGATCATCCGGGAAACCGAGCAGCCCGGAGCCATTCTGACCCGTGTGGCTGGCAGTCATCTTCGCGTCGGCACCTTTCAATACGTCTCAGCATGGGGCACGTCCCAAGATCTCCGTGCTCTGGCTGATTATACCTTGGAAAGACACTACCCGGAAGTTGCCAATGACGAAAACCGTTACCTTTCACTGCTTCAGGAAGTGATTAAGCGTCAAGCCGAGCTGATTGCCAAATGGCAGCTAGTTGGTTTTATTCATGGGGTGATGAACACCGACAATATGACCCTTAGCGGAGAAACCATTGATTATGGTCCTTGCGCCTTCATGGATACCTATGATCCTGAGACGGTGTTCAGTTCCATCGACAGGCAGGGACGCTATGCTTATGCCAATCAGCCGCATATTGCTGCGTGGAATCTCGCGAGATTTGCTGAGACGCTCTTGCCACTGCTGCATGACAACAGGGAGCAGGCTGTCACACTGGCTGAGGATGCAATTTCAGATTTTGTAAAAATGTTTCACCATCATTGGCTTGCAGGAATGCGGGCGAAGCTAGGGATCTTTAACGAAGAGCAGGAGGATGAATCTCTTATTGAGGAGCTTCTGAGTATCATGCAGAAGCATCGTGCCGACTACACCAATACCTTCCGTGCCCTAACTTTGAACAAGCTGGAGGATACGCTTCTGTTCAGCACTGCGGAATTTACCCAGTGGCACGAGCAGTGGCAGGCGAGACTGGGCAGACAGCAGGAATCACAAGCCTCCTCGCGTCAGCTGATGCGCAGCAGTAATCCTGCAATCATCCCACGCAACCACCGGGTAGAAGAAGCACTAGAAGCTGCGGTGGAACGAGAAGACTACCGTGTGATGGAGCAGCTTCTTGAAGTTCTTTCGAACCCTTATGCCTACTCTACCGAACAGGAAATTTACTCTACATTGCCTGAGGAATCCACCTGTCCTTATCGAACCTACTGTGGTACCTGA
- a CDS encoding DUF4280 domain-containing protein encodes MEEASVQPGTGAKKSYVVAGAILSCSYGTQPTRLKRPFSHGVYVKNKAQMNIGDYVPGVNIKSFGNCSSPLNPAVQASEMVDIYGVKKAPCIPVLTMPWLNGKSDMRIEGQPALTQNCTHQCLYCGHIQIENDGQELD; translated from the coding sequence ATGGAAGAAGCAAGTGTGCAGCCTGGAACAGGTGCGAAAAAAAGCTATGTCGTGGCAGGTGCGATTTTAAGCTGTAGTTACGGTACACAGCCTACGCGTTTGAAGCGCCCTTTTAGCCACGGGGTGTATGTTAAAAATAAAGCACAGATGAATATTGGAGATTATGTACCTGGTGTGAACATAAAATCTTTTGGGAATTGCTCCAGTCCGCTGAATCCGGCTGTGCAAGCCAGTGAGATGGTCGATATTTATGGAGTGAAAAAGGCCCCGTGTATTCCAGTCCTTACGATGCCTTGGTTGAACGGAAAAAGCGACATGCGCATCGAAGGCCAGCCTGCTCTTACGCAGAACTGTACGCATCAATGTCTTTATTGCGGGCACATACAGATCGAAAATGACGGTCAGGAACTGGATTAA
- a CDS encoding pentapeptide repeat-containing protein, which produces MEKQTDLLDQQQAALHQAWSFIRKEWALKCKSTQTQRLQHIVEHFRAFCELVRQKQLTGRKGHIGYITYSMLRTTWLEQKPVYLVEATDALWMLDAEPVQLEYDASWIFLYWTQLREQLGAETLKQQVSLSELELEQIMLEAAGYLHTMIVSLVRQAMKQAVDLPEFETLDREEAVEIRVGEYMDHSVSVYREDRRPMDANIIKSWLEEKEESAYSYQTLSQVQLSDGDYSSLDFRYTVFRQIGMQQSRLHHCILVGTVWREAQLDGTDFSHSLLHGADFSGCSLQEAVLDEVISNSEYGSDAWLDWEPLGLDGVDFTRANLQGASFQHAQLQGAAFQDAALQRALFNGADLTGACFIGADVTDASFIGARLVKANFTGAKLHRVIFTDDQLSQAIGLAAVETPLATQVTDAVSKGEWMS; this is translated from the coding sequence ATGGAAAAGCAAACAGATCTGTTAGATCAGCAACAAGCGGCTCTTCATCAAGCTTGGTCTTTCATTCGCAAAGAATGGGCGTTGAAATGTAAATCAACACAAACACAAAGATTACAGCATATAGTAGAACATTTTCGCGCCTTTTGTGAGCTGGTTCGGCAAAAACAACTCACAGGTCGTAAAGGTCATATTGGTTACATCACCTACTCTATGCTGCGCACCACATGGCTTGAACAGAAGCCCGTTTATCTTGTTGAAGCTACGGATGCCTTATGGATGCTTGATGCTGAGCCCGTTCAGTTGGAGTACGATGCAAGTTGGATTTTTCTCTATTGGACTCAATTACGTGAACAGCTTGGGGCTGAAACTTTGAAGCAGCAAGTCTCCCTTTCCGAACTTGAATTAGAACAGATCATGCTGGAAGCAGCGGGATATCTTCATACGATGATCGTTAGTCTGGTTCGTCAGGCTATGAAGCAAGCAGTCGACCTACCAGAGTTTGAGACGTTGGATCGTGAAGAAGCTGTTGAGATTCGCGTCGGAGAGTATATGGATCATAGTGTCTCCGTGTACCGGGAAGATCGAAGACCTATGGATGCAAACATAATAAAGTCTTGGCTGGAGGAAAAAGAAGAATCGGCCTACAGCTACCAAACACTGTCTCAAGTTCAACTATCGGATGGAGATTACAGCTCCTTGGATTTTCGCTATACAGTCTTTCGCCAGATCGGGATGCAACAAAGTCGATTGCATCACTGTATCCTCGTAGGCACAGTATGGCGAGAAGCTCAGCTAGATGGAACAGACTTTTCGCACAGCCTGCTTCACGGAGCCGATTTCAGTGGCTGTTCCCTGCAAGAGGCTGTACTGGACGAAGTTATAAGCAATAGCGAATATGGATCGGATGCTTGGCTGGATTGGGAACCGTTAGGATTGGATGGAGTGGATTTTACAAGAGCTAATTTACAGGGAGCTAGTTTTCAACATGCACAGCTTCAAGGAGCTGCTTTCCAAGATGCCGCGCTGCAAAGAGCATTATTTAACGGCGCGGATCTAACAGGTGCCTGCTTTATAGGAGCCGATGTTACTGACGCTTCGTTTATAGGTGCACGTTTAGTAAAAGCTAATTTTACAGGAGCAAAACTACACCGGGTAATCTTTACAGATGACCAACTAAGCCAAGCTATTGGCCTTGCTGCTGTAGAAACGCCACTGGCTACACAGGTAACAGATGCAGTGAGTAAAGGGGAGTGGATGTCATGA
- a CDS encoding phage baseplate assembly protein V gives MSLGYDQIQIHPYEQMDLEELTLTKKVNEHTRLYFTGVIPEDLQDSYVETTEKNTIIEVSQQDESGASKPLFSGIALSVEVKVVRGVYYLEVEAISHTYRMDMKQRTRSFQYTKMTIPQMLEHIGKDYEGLDVIDGATGGEAIGRLAIQYQETDWAFLRRIASRYHTSLMPVARFDSPKFYFGIEDSPAQAILDHTRYTVRKQLLPFRYFQENEQTKLSEHDFIFYEVETDEVLDLGAQLNFQGHNLYVMEAYTAMSQGLLRHQYVLGSYQGFRQKSYYQDKLAGASLSGIVLDVRQDQVRIHLDCDEQQDTNQAHWFNYSTVYSGGGHTGWYVMPEKGDSVSLYFPGSREEDGVAGSAVRRADRKSTHNHFSNPQMKIWRTPHGKEIRLGPDELVVTGKDGAIYIKLDDKEGIHIASSKQVNITAGGNLSLSAGKTMSLSAGSQLRMDCNGSHIELSGSADMKGSEVKSN, from the coding sequence ATGAGTCTGGGATACGATCAAATTCAAATTCACCCTTATGAACAAATGGATCTAGAAGAGCTCACCTTAACGAAAAAAGTTAACGAGCATACTCGGCTTTATTTTACAGGTGTTATCCCCGAAGACTTGCAAGACAGTTACGTGGAAACGACAGAAAAAAATACCATCATTGAAGTCAGCCAACAAGATGAATCTGGCGCAAGCAAGCCGCTATTTAGTGGGATTGCCCTCTCAGTTGAGGTAAAAGTCGTGCGAGGTGTGTACTATCTGGAGGTGGAAGCCATTTCCCATACGTACCGGATGGACATGAAGCAGCGTACTCGTTCTTTTCAGTATACGAAAATGACGATTCCTCAAATGCTGGAGCACATAGGTAAGGACTATGAAGGGCTGGATGTGATCGACGGGGCTACTGGCGGAGAAGCCATCGGGCGGCTTGCCATTCAGTATCAGGAGACAGACTGGGCATTTTTAAGACGCATAGCCTCCCGTTATCATACAAGTCTGATGCCTGTAGCTCGTTTTGACAGTCCCAAATTTTATTTTGGTATTGAGGACAGTCCTGCACAGGCGATACTGGATCATACCCGTTATACCGTACGTAAGCAGTTGCTACCTTTTCGTTATTTTCAGGAGAATGAACAAACCAAACTGAGTGAACATGATTTTATTTTTTATGAGGTAGAAACGGATGAGGTACTCGACTTGGGCGCTCAGTTGAATTTTCAGGGGCATAACCTGTATGTGATGGAAGCCTACACCGCCATGAGCCAAGGACTGCTGCGGCATCAGTATGTGTTAGGTTCTTACCAGGGATTTCGGCAAAAAAGCTACTACCAGGATAAGCTGGCAGGAGCTTCATTAAGCGGTATTGTGCTGGACGTACGTCAGGATCAAGTGCGCATTCATCTGGATTGTGATGAACAACAGGACACAAACCAAGCACACTGGTTCAACTATTCTACCGTGTACAGTGGCGGTGGTCATACCGGTTGGTACGTCATGCCAGAAAAAGGCGATTCAGTTTCCCTCTATTTCCCCGGTAGTCGGGAAGAAGACGGCGTAGCAGGTAGTGCCGTGAGACGGGCAGACCGCAAGAGTACGCATAACCATTTTTCCAATCCGCAAATGAAAATATGGCGTACCCCGCATGGCAAGGAAATTCGACTGGGACCGGATGAACTGGTCGTTACAGGTAAGGACGGCGCTATTTATATCAAACTGGACGATAAAGAAGGCATTCATATTGCGAGCAGCAAACAGGTGAATATTACGGCGGGAGGCAATCTCAGCCTATCTGCGGGGAAGACGATGAGTCTGTCCGCAGGTAGTCAGCTCCGGATGGATTGTAATGGCAGTCATATCGAATTAAGTGGGTCGGCAGACATGAAAGGCAGCGAAGTGAAGTCAAATTAA
- a CDS encoding SDR family NAD(P)-dependent oxidoreductase, whose product MSIYPIIVITGATNGLGQWVAIELAKRGTHLVLTARNEKRAEMTKNILKDLAPSTKVDFFFGDLSLMKDVKRMGDEIKANYPKIDVLVNNAGLHGFEQRITSEGLAEMIAVNYLAPWLLTHTLLNSLMESTNARIVNVASEASRNHGELKLPEDLTDTSVFTARGSSKIYGKTKLLNIMFTEELGRQLDGTGIVVNALNPGFNVTGLGRELGFSSILAKILNALHIGDPRKGADIIIRLATESQYQEVTGGYFNVGTGKPIVPTYPGGDIKMQRLLWNTTTELLRQKGVME is encoded by the coding sequence ATGTCGATATACCCGATTATTGTAATCACTGGTGCTACTAACGGTCTTGGACAATGGGTAGCAATTGAATTAGCCAAACGTGGGACACATCTAGTCTTAACAGCCAGAAATGAAAAACGTGCTGAAATGACTAAAAATATTTTAAAAGATCTGGCGCCAAGTACAAAGGTAGACTTTTTTTTCGGGGACCTGTCTCTTATGAAAGATGTCAAACGTATGGGAGATGAAATTAAAGCTAATTATCCAAAGATTGATGTATTAGTGAACAATGCTGGATTACATGGATTTGAACAGCGAATAACCTCAGAGGGTTTGGCAGAAATGATAGCCGTAAACTATCTTGCCCCGTGGCTGTTAACGCATACACTACTCAATTCACTCATGGAATCCACTAATGCTAGGATCGTCAATGTGGCTTCTGAAGCATCACGCAACCATGGTGAATTAAAATTACCGGAGGATTTAACAGATACATCTGTATTTACCGCAAGAGGTTCATCTAAGATATACGGAAAGACCAAGCTTCTTAATATCATGTTTACAGAAGAACTTGGACGTCAGCTAGATGGAACTGGAATCGTAGTTAACGCACTTAATCCAGGCTTTAACGTTACCGGCCTTGGTCGCGAGTTAGGATTTTCTTCGATACTTGCGAAAATATTGAACGCTTTGCATATCGGAGACCCACGGAAAGGAGCGGACATCATTATTCGTTTAGCAACAGAATCCCAATATCAAGAAGTGACAGGCGGATATTTTAATGTTGGTACTGGTAAGCCGATTGTGCCGACATATCCTGGTGGGGATATCAAGATGCAACGCCTACTTTGGAATACTACAACCGAATTATTACGGCAAAAAGGCGTTATGGAATGA
- a CDS encoding MarR family winged helix-turn-helix transcriptional regulator: MDNKTQHPDSTREQLELNLGEQLNALISASHALNVKTAALFDPSLQPAAFLIVRCLLSYGPASATFLAESTAMDRSSVSRLVTQLKHLNYVKSETHPEDRRGVLISLTANGREKALEALKEKEKEFYQRISTWGDSKLKAFIEMLKCFNGYDCED; the protein is encoded by the coding sequence ATGGATAATAAAACTCAACATCCAGATTCTACAAGAGAGCAATTAGAACTGAATCTTGGTGAACAACTTAATGCACTTATAAGCGCGTCGCATGCACTCAATGTAAAAACTGCGGCACTTTTCGATCCATCATTACAACCTGCAGCTTTTCTGATTGTACGTTGTCTCCTGTCATACGGTCCGGCAAGCGCTACATTTTTGGCGGAATCCACCGCTATGGATCGAAGCTCTGTCAGCCGTCTTGTTACTCAGCTTAAACACTTGAATTATGTAAAAAGTGAAACTCATCCTGAGGATCGTCGGGGAGTGTTGATATCCCTGACAGCCAATGGTCGTGAAAAAGCCTTGGAAGCTTTAAAAGAAAAAGAAAAAGAGTTTTATCAACGTATTTCAACATGGGGGGATTCTAAACTTAAAGCGTTCATCGAGATGCTGAAGTGTTTTAACGGGTATGATTGCGAGGATTAA
- a CDS encoding GNAT family N-acetyltransferase, with product MKEKNVREIRVSDYHDIYLLNQDFNPNIYLFPEEKVKEKIEMIIKKSKDVIFVYEENNEVLGYIHGSPHELLFSESLVNVLGFVVKEKYRNQGVGSMLIERLEQWGKSHGFSGIKLLSHPSRIQAHRFYERRGYMFTKDQKNFIKNLK from the coding sequence GTGAAAGAAAAAAATGTTAGGGAAATTAGAGTCTCTGATTATCATGATATTTATTTGTTGAACCAAGATTTTAACCCCAATATATATCTATTTCCTGAAGAAAAAGTAAAAGAGAAGATTGAAATGATTATAAAAAAATCAAAAGATGTGATCTTTGTTTATGAAGAAAATAACGAGGTGTTAGGATATATTCATGGAAGCCCACATGAATTACTTTTTTCTGAATCTTTGGTAAATGTACTAGGATTTGTTGTTAAAGAAAAGTATAGAAATCAAGGTGTAGGTAGCATGTTGATTGAGCGTCTTGAACAGTGGGGGAAGTCCCATGGATTTTCCGGGATCAAACTGTTATCTCATCCAAGTAGGATACAGGCTCACAGGTTCTACGAACGACGTGGCTATATGTTTACCAAGGATCAAAAAAATTTTATAAAAAATCTCAAATAA
- a CDS encoding amino acid permease: protein MESKQLTRGLKPRHVELIALGGTIGVGLFMGSASTIKWAGPSVLLAYLLAGIIMFFVMRIMGEMLILEPVTGSFATFAHKYISPLAGFLTAWSYWFLWVTVGMAEVTAIGVYVGYWFPDIPQWLPALAGVIIIALANLAAVKFYGEFEFWFAMIKIVAIIFMLVVGTGMIFFGLGNGGQPIGLSNLYSQGGFFAGGLKGFLFALCIVTAAYQGIEMVGITAGEAENPKMTLRKAIKNIIWRILIFYVGAIFVIVTIYPWNQIGEIGSPFVLTFAKVGIVAAAGIINFVVLTAAMSGCNSGIYSAGRMLYTLAKNGQAPKFFGKVSPSGVPRNSIITTISLLLVGVLFNYLMPDSKLFLYIYSASVLPGMVPWFALAISQFKFRKKWKDEMKDHTFKSRFFPISNYITIVFLLLVIVGMWFNPDTRLSLIVGATFMAIVIVGYFVFGIGKRQRIEELEEN from the coding sequence TTGGAATCGAAACAATTAACGAGAGGGCTAAAGCCACGGCACGTTGAGTTGATTGCGCTTGGAGGTACGATTGGCGTCGGTTTGTTTATGGGGTCGGCAAGTACGATAAAATGGGCAGGTCCCTCAGTGCTGTTGGCATATCTCTTAGCTGGGATTATTATGTTTTTTGTCATGCGGATCATGGGGGAAATGCTGATTCTTGAACCGGTGACAGGCTCATTCGCTACATTTGCTCATAAATATATCAGCCCTTTAGCCGGTTTCTTGACCGCCTGGAGCTATTGGTTTTTATGGGTTACCGTAGGGATGGCAGAAGTCACTGCGATTGGGGTATATGTGGGCTACTGGTTCCCAGATATCCCGCAATGGTTGCCGGCTTTGGCAGGTGTAATTATTATTGCATTGGCCAATTTGGCGGCTGTGAAATTTTATGGAGAATTTGAGTTTTGGTTTGCGATGATTAAAATTGTCGCCATTATCTTCATGCTAGTAGTTGGTACGGGGATGATCTTCTTTGGACTCGGTAACGGTGGACAACCGATAGGTCTATCCAATCTGTACAGCCAGGGAGGCTTCTTTGCAGGTGGTTTGAAAGGGTTCCTATTTGCACTCTGCATTGTAACAGCGGCTTACCAAGGGATAGAGATGGTGGGTATTACGGCAGGTGAAGCTGAAAATCCGAAGATGACACTGCGAAAAGCCATTAAAAACATCATCTGGCGTATTTTGATTTTCTACGTGGGTGCAATCTTTGTCATTGTTACGATTTATCCTTGGAACCAAATAGGCGAGATCGGCAGCCCATTTGTTCTGACTTTTGCCAAGGTAGGAATTGTGGCTGCTGCGGGTATCATTAACTTTGTTGTACTTACAGCTGCGATGTCTGGTTGTAACAGTGGTATTTACAGTGCGGGCAGAATGTTATATACATTGGCTAAGAACGGACAAGCTCCTAAGTTCTTTGGGAAAGTTTCTCCAAGCGGCGTCCCTAGAAATAGTATAATAACGACCATTTCCTTGCTGCTGGTAGGGGTGTTATTTAACTATTTAATGCCTGATTCCAAACTGTTTCTGTATATTTACAGCGCCAGTGTTCTTCCAGGCATGGTACCGTGGTTTGCATTAGCCATCAGTCAATTTAAATTCAGGAAAAAGTGGAAGGACGAAATGAAGGATCACACCTTTAAATCTCGTTTTTTTCCGATCAGTAATTACATCACTATTGTCTTTTTGTTGCTTGTGATCGTTGGAATGTGGTTTAATCCAGACACACGCTTGTCGTTGATTGTCGGGGCAACATTCATGGCGATCGTCATTGTTGGATATTTCGTCTTTGGCATAGGAAAGCGGCAGAGAATTGAAGAATTAGAGGAAAACTAA
- a CDS encoding S-layer homology domain-containing protein → MNYEKKLKQIRHYMAGLLAVWLFCIHSAPVFADRAFNDIGHSYAADAIEAMAAQGYVTGYQDGSFRPLHFISRQEWASIFAKTLKRTSNNRGVTSFRDVSPWALPYVQALQEESITKGISDQLFGAKHNMTRQDMAVWYARYFGVTENTRSAGISSFVDQSDISDYAQTSVWLMERLELIEGDTNHYFHPKESVRRQDATLVAYRIWLGGDGLRERAKRLLGSLGDGTATMPQTTSQQESKKIEVDVTPEISQQPVNSEVEEPKRHRPSPDSPVSPVTPPEPKPEPSVTPPGPKPKPPVIPVDPPDHSSDFLVDEVVIKAQELVNQPETYPSYQLSFQLYNKGRPVSIPAASVTSVTYTFSDGLGIFDEQGKIAHPENIPVADSFIPVEMKVTVAKPYQVLTAQAKLIVKGKTPPAEPPNVIRSVYLATYTISEAATLDPAAWNMSYVFHNANGEVIAPGLLPSDLILRVEDSRGIFDEDGKIANLHLIPVVNSVIPLKITVESPSQGVLFTSDAELTVEPGERKKQYFAVSIMLQGSATTVDQIKQARQLLMDHFGPNIKVTWAMENGFVFVEANRPQLRQVLAYVDQYDDEVGMLDGYPNQLKFPIWEAKMDEWLYMYRYNAFNELHQSGTMGSPSVFESMDTDQYRKYLPKSLTSFTVNPEQTQWLKDHYRITSAMGWSATQYNVNGMYGEGSPLMPYWSHKDNPIVPAQGLADNSGTVFMNSVTIDPIGSRYTKDSSRWTLHPLDPYVTETDAAPQLYIVQQYLDNPYQRINTVNYLSIILDINALANTHNMAPIWENFVNHFPVDRKVEIVGVDGLKQIYESVAGLSNDHTEFTLMFRGSGIKTAMDSNNSPANLRYLWTENASQRIILSKEDGDAAWSIIDFTDYTRKPVPKMDYNLDGHTDVSYVTGRNFKLCPTAPLTVDEIQRVKDRLKDIYFAEEVNYQ, encoded by the coding sequence ATGAATTATGAAAAAAAGTTAAAACAAATTAGGCATTACATGGCTGGTTTACTGGCTGTCTGGTTGTTCTGTATACATAGTGCGCCTGTTTTTGCGGACAGAGCCTTTAACGATATCGGACATTCCTATGCAGCTGATGCGATTGAGGCCATGGCTGCTCAAGGTTATGTTACGGGTTATCAGGATGGGAGCTTTCGACCTTTACATTTTATCTCGCGACAGGAATGGGCAAGCATTTTCGCTAAAACCTTAAAGCGAACATCGAATAACAGAGGCGTAACTTCTTTTCGTGATGTGTCACCATGGGCTCTACCTTATGTACAGGCCTTACAGGAAGAGAGCATTACGAAAGGAATTAGTGATCAATTATTCGGTGCCAAGCACAATATGACTCGTCAGGATATGGCCGTTTGGTATGCCCGCTATTTTGGTGTTACTGAAAATACCCGATCGGCTGGTATATCCAGTTTTGTGGATCAATCTGATATATCAGATTATGCACAAACGAGCGTATGGCTGATGGAACGGCTGGAACTGATCGAGGGAGATACGAATCACTATTTCCATCCTAAAGAGTCTGTGAGACGGCAGGATGCCACGCTGGTTGCTTATCGAATATGGTTAGGCGGTGACGGTCTGAGAGAACGTGCCAAGCGTTTGCTAGGGTCATTAGGAGATGGAACTGCAACGATGCCTCAGACGACCAGCCAACAAGAATCGAAGAAGATCGAGGTCGATGTGACACCGGAAATTAGTCAACAACCTGTGAATTCGGAAGTCGAGGAGCCTAAAAGGCATCGCCCAAGCCCTGATTCACCAGTATCTCCGGTGACACCACCAGAACCGAAGCCGGAACCGTCGGTGACACCGCCGGGACCTAAACCCAAACCACCAGTAATTCCGGTAGATCCACCGGATCATTCTTCGGATTTTCTGGTAGATGAGGTCGTAATCAAGGCGCAGGAGCTGGTAAATCAACCGGAAACATACCCTTCATATCAGCTATCTTTTCAGCTCTACAATAAAGGGCGACCCGTAAGCATTCCTGCTGCCAGCGTCACAAGTGTTACGTACACATTTAGTGATGGGTTAGGTATTTTTGATGAACAAGGGAAAATTGCGCATCCCGAAAATATTCCGGTTGCGGACAGCTTCATTCCTGTAGAAATGAAGGTCACCGTTGCCAAACCTTATCAGGTCCTTACAGCTCAGGCCAAGCTGATCGTGAAAGGGAAGACTCCGCCGGCAGAGCCACCGAACGTAATCAGGTCCGTATACTTGGCTACGTATACCATTTCAGAGGCTGCTACTTTAGATCCTGCTGCTTGGAATATGTCCTACGTATTTCATAATGCTAATGGAGAGGTTATAGCTCCTGGATTGCTGCCCTCAGACTTGATACTTCGGGTAGAGGATTCCAGAGGGATATTTGATGAGGATGGAAAAATTGCTAACCTGCATTTGATTCCGGTAGTAAATTCGGTCATTCCATTAAAAATCACGGTTGAGTCGCCATCTCAAGGGGTTCTCTTCACATCCGATGCGGAATTAACAGTAGAACCCGGGGAACGCAAAAAGCAATACTTTGCTGTCTCCATCATGCTGCAGGGAAGCGCGACGACGGTAGATCAAATCAAGCAAGCGCGTCAATTGCTGATGGACCACTTTGGTCCTAATATCAAAGTGACGTGGGCGATGGAAAACGGATTTGTTTTTGTAGAAGCAAATCGCCCGCAGCTTAGACAGGTTTTGGCATACGTTGATCAATATGACGACGAAGTCGGAATGTTGGATGGGTATCCGAACCAGTTGAAGTTTCCTATTTGGGAAGCAAAGATGGATGAGTGGTTGTATATGTATCGTTATAATGCATTCAATGAGCTGCACCAATCCGGTACAATGGGATCACCATCTGTGTTTGAAAGCATGGATACAGACCAATATCGGAAGTATCTGCCGAAATCATTGACCAGCTTTACGGTGAATCCCGAACAGACTCAATGGCTTAAAGATCACTATCGGATTACATCCGCGATGGGATGGTCGGCTACACAATATAATGTCAACGGTATGTATGGTGAGGGCTCTCCATTGATGCCTTACTGGTCCCATAAGGACAATCCGATTGTTCCCGCACAGGGACTTGCAGATAATAGCGGTACCGTATTCATGAACTCGGTTACGATTGATCCGATTGGATCACGCTATACGAAAGATTCCTCACGCTGGACTCTTCATCCGCTTGACCCATATGTGACTGAGACGGATGCAGCACCACAACTGTATATAGTACAGCAATATTTGGATAACCCTTATCAACGTATAAATACGGTAAACTACTTGTCCATTATTTTGGACATCAACGCACTTGCCAACACCCATAACATGGCTCCAATATGGGAGAATTTTGTGAACCACTTCCCTGTTGATCGCAAGGTTGAGATTGTAGGCGTGGACGGGCTGAAACAGATTTATGAATCGGTAGCTGGATTGAGTAATGATCATACGGAGTTTACGCTCATGTTTAGAGGCTCAGGTATTAAGACGGCTATGGATTCCAATAATTCACCAGCAAATCTGCGCTATTTGTGGACCGAAAATGCCTCACAGCGGATTATTTTATCCAAAGAGGATGGAGATGCGGCATGGTCCATTATTGACTTTACCGATTATACCCGAAAACCGGTTCCGAAGATGGACTACAACTTGGATGGTCACACGGACGTAAGCTATGTCACCGGAAGGAACTTCAAGCTATGTCCAACGGCTCCTTTAACAGTGGATGAAATTCAACGCGTAAAGGATCGTTTGAAGGATATTTACTTTGCAGAAGAAGTAAATTATCAGTAA